A single Elusimicrobiota bacterium DNA region contains:
- a CDS encoding M48 family metalloprotease, with protein sequence MEARVWITEVMPRLETLFLAALSGPLVIWLGAVFASPLVLGLAAAGAAGFIFSALHVILLKWQGEKVTVKDALLWAGGGFLFALPFALVAAGLVAGALPAVGMALYLPAYAISLIPHEAINKVIFDKKLQGVPFFAAIRTSRSDPSANPRQASRIELIRDHYGIIGPDKEISREVDSLARQALRTLGLAEEEFAVVVTDADEVNASFYLNGEKVVVFHRGLLEFMKREGIFNRDTILFILGHEAGHALQEERKKKDRDYNPSGLIAEYDADEKGLRALDGGDGRGPLSPVAGMGLMKALRSKESRMAAITTTHPHSHRREAKIYNDIRHKYWQNLDAEPQQLPPDILGTKRSERFNFDDQLYGSFSVSHFALMAERASSVHDLKKIMGLYYAVSAYRAILDAFREKAGSAVLDLSEAKVREWLDGANSPSARAAFIMRMMQDQNVKAEDYFTAEEARAVREMARAHNIEMNDEGFAIILANQAADLSGFLLKSAEDRDPNYAWLRPDKATMGKEEEDLRNFLQNQIQIIHEGKESEELEKRLENRARTLVPSLAQLTENDQAGLIEYGVLGPIHFLLNRAYGPVLSERDNPFREKNWDDPSAVAAVLLTVFRKYSNDYLDARGNNPVFSEIIRFENFEVWGKIGRLTSGVDNYTHLLINALMGDIANNGANKEALVRLYEALEVGAGVRPGFTAGRSSSSKDELEKVLLSKIESPEEFVRLFGGLGWKVSLGVPLIDVFRKAQTRELLVQSFGDMLRHPHLWEQATKSMRDFAEVLYDQFNVSAEEGVVLLEGLLSESNVEERIEGQFVNGGGVSPSQNGIENGLAFFLGKISDQKPRFEIGARLYGKRSHNDASKYFSGDWRWQDLTKNFSGFLPFRSGSSSQEDGDFVDTKQSGPIYVCLKESLEREGVPPLEQLALFLEHGIVPERGLWNAAVNDSDKENLFAVLIANESEFIRNGLTTEHFNTLLSMVAWSWFFNGVKGQRDIAPLAGFINRLRPSLFNERAWNRFMSSYGFENLTGNVWEIVFQMCASMISPIRENSLEAPSSMEGPLPVWARAKENPKNHPALTWGDRVFVAWKRAHSRASPDQILQAVLKAYPQATEHRNKVLIDLVGNPLRDAPNRFINILPHLHPSPVRDILARRMLEADIATASTPLQTYQDVQNLVDRYFPRESEIKNEVLLRLLQDVETSVDELEKLRGESVLEQTSRSRAAGIGHRVLEHLGDALENHTATQKRETFEWLIGVSKEKPDVVQVYEEAQKVDLTDLPLLLSLATETDRYLFLTTLFIGPVGLLANEGERRTLIENIFRHGLGEEPNGDNKLCLIFVETFNASPELKQLDLIHGIFGHFLKKKGNATDGRNELIRDLLASFGVVGVKLGQVLAKQSIITSADLRAVLESLSDRVTPMDKRYLMGALLFDNSFGSLKERIKTIGRLLGSASIKQGYMTTLVDGRQVALKYIRPLARYEVRVNMEILKKVINNLRGKIEGLENISDTLVDQVGQAVRRELDMAAEVEGQKSIGATSNGDSYGGWRLNIPRVDGTLEGRQFFADDFVRGEPLKSDLVARLRGTGDYPAIAALVYRALLKQMLINGRYHADLHAGNILVDVENKTVHILDFGNTGILSSENQDAFILFLSALDRGDSFSALGELERMATKLSSLTTDERDKLVGLVTVHGASVEAKLRDIKVLLSRNGVEFTEQFEVLFKVFETVTYLTGSVLDGEPERILRGVVLRRQFISVRRIFSRTTWKLLKGYLFGPKRGAGNEPPMTPPGSLDSDKKTVGFGNAEISLLREIVGDSRPLDFEARVRDALLNAEAGVDLDESGRQKARVAMGEKPDAVHKLGLIRFESSGRADALPGAVQTMDFSDFVGEERVKAASYLLGLIQGRGERAAPIVISGVMNSTELEGINPALEAYRPYILFAPDGVIGDGKLILVRLIGFLNQHNIPVPALDVVAASKDSVDITGVSVKVTVREFSSIAKAVQDWIDRAVLLASQA encoded by the coding sequence ATGGAAGCACGCGTGTGGATTACGGAGGTCATGCCTCGGTTGGAGACTTTATTTCTTGCGGCACTTTCGGGACCTTTGGTCATATGGTTGGGGGCTGTGTTTGCCTCGCCGCTCGTTCTAGGTTTGGCGGCGGCGGGGGCGGCAGGATTCATTTTTTCCGCACTCCATGTCATCCTTCTTAAATGGCAAGGAGAAAAGGTTACCGTCAAGGACGCGCTCCTTTGGGCAGGTGGTGGATTTTTGTTTGCGTTGCCTTTCGCACTTGTTGCGGCGGGATTGGTGGCCGGTGCTCTGCCCGCTGTTGGAATGGCGCTCTATCTTCCCGCCTATGCCATTAGCTTAATTCCGCATGAGGCGATTAATAAGGTGATTTTCGACAAAAAGTTGCAGGGTGTGCCGTTTTTCGCGGCGATTAGGACGTCCAGGTCCGATCCCTCAGCGAATCCCAGGCAGGCCTCACGCATCGAATTGATCCGTGATCACTATGGAATTATTGGTCCAGATAAAGAGATCTCCCGGGAGGTGGACAGCTTGGCGCGACAGGCGTTGCGGACGCTTGGTCTGGCGGAGGAGGAATTCGCTGTCGTCGTGACCGACGCCGACGAGGTCAACGCGAGCTTTTATCTTAACGGAGAAAAAGTGGTGGTGTTCCACAGGGGCCTGCTTGAATTTATGAAGAGAGAAGGGATCTTCAACCGTGACACAATCCTTTTTATCCTGGGCCACGAAGCGGGACACGCCCTTCAAGAAGAAAGAAAAAAAAAGGACAGGGATTATAACCCGTCTGGACTGATCGCGGAGTATGACGCCGATGAAAAGGGCCTTCGGGCGTTGGACGGCGGGGACGGTCGTGGGCCGCTGTCTCCCGTTGCTGGGATGGGGCTTATGAAAGCCCTTCGTTCCAAAGAAAGTCGCATGGCGGCGATCACCACAACGCATCCCCATTCCCACCGCCGCGAAGCCAAGATTTATAATGACATTCGGCATAAGTATTGGCAGAATTTGGATGCAGAACCCCAACAACTCCCACCGGATATTTTGGGAACAAAGCGCTCTGAGCGTTTTAACTTCGACGACCAACTGTACGGCTCGTTTTCCGTTTCCCACTTCGCTTTAATGGCCGAGCGGGCATCCTCCGTGCACGACCTTAAAAAAATCATGGGTTTGTATTACGCGGTGTCGGCTTATAGGGCCATTCTGGATGCTTTTCGGGAAAAGGCCGGGTCTGCTGTTCTGGATTTGAGCGAAGCAAAGGTTCGTGAATGGTTAGATGGTGCGAATTCTCCCAGCGCGAGAGCCGCCTTTATCATGAGAATGATGCAGGACCAGAATGTCAAGGCAGAAGACTATTTTACGGCTGAAGAGGCACGGGCGGTGCGGGAAATGGCTAGGGCCCATAATATTGAAATGAACGATGAAGGTTTCGCCATAATCTTGGCCAACCAGGCGGCCGACCTGAGCGGATTTCTGCTTAAATCCGCCGAGGATCGCGACCCCAATTACGCGTGGCTGCGTCCTGATAAGGCTACAATGGGAAAAGAAGAGGAAGACCTGCGCAATTTTCTTCAAAATCAAATTCAGATAATTCACGAAGGGAAAGAGTCAGAAGAACTTGAAAAAAGACTTGAAAATCGGGCGCGTACGCTGGTTCCTTCCTTGGCGCAATTAACTGAGAACGATCAAGCAGGCCTAATCGAGTATGGGGTATTGGGCCCAATCCACTTTTTGCTGAACCGCGCCTATGGTCCGGTCCTGAGTGAAAGGGACAATCCCTTTCGGGAAAAGAATTGGGATGACCCGTCGGCTGTGGCCGCTGTGCTGTTAACGGTGTTCAGAAAATACTCTAACGATTACTTGGATGCGCGGGGAAATAACCCCGTCTTCTCTGAAATTATTCGATTTGAAAACTTCGAAGTCTGGGGAAAAATAGGAAGGCTTACATCAGGGGTTGATAATTATACCCATTTGCTCATCAACGCATTGATGGGGGATATTGCAAATAATGGGGCGAACAAAGAAGCCCTGGTGCGATTGTACGAGGCCCTCGAGGTTGGGGCCGGGGTGCGACCTGGCTTTACTGCGGGGCGGTCCAGTTCATCGAAAGATGAATTGGAAAAGGTGCTGTTATCAAAAATCGAATCGCCGGAGGAATTTGTTCGCCTATTCGGGGGGTTGGGGTGGAAGGTGAGTTTGGGTGTTCCATTGATCGATGTTTTCCGAAAGGCGCAAACTCGGGAGTTGTTGGTTCAATCTTTCGGGGACATGTTGCGGCACCCCCATCTTTGGGAGCAGGCGACGAAGTCTATGCGCGATTTCGCCGAGGTCCTATATGATCAGTTCAATGTTTCCGCGGAGGAAGGGGTCGTCCTTTTGGAGGGTCTGTTATCTGAGTCAAATGTCGAGGAGCGTATTGAGGGCCAGTTTGTTAACGGAGGAGGTGTCTCGCCATCGCAAAATGGCATCGAAAATGGGCTCGCTTTTTTCTTAGGGAAAATTTCGGACCAAAAACCCCGTTTTGAAATCGGGGCTCGCTTGTACGGAAAGCGTTCTCATAATGATGCTTCAAAATATTTCTCTGGTGATTGGCGTTGGCAAGATCTCACAAAAAACTTCAGCGGTTTCCTCCCCTTTCGGAGTGGATCAAGTTCTCAGGAAGACGGCGATTTCGTTGATACAAAACAAAGTGGCCCAATTTATGTGTGCCTCAAGGAGAGTCTGGAGAGAGAAGGTGTCCCTCCCTTGGAACAGTTGGCGTTATTTTTGGAACATGGCATCGTTCCGGAGAGGGGGCTTTGGAACGCGGCAGTAAATGACAGTGACAAAGAAAACCTATTCGCGGTTTTGATTGCAAACGAATCAGAATTTATTAGGAATGGCCTAACAACAGAACACTTCAATACACTCTTGTCTATGGTTGCCTGGTCGTGGTTTTTTAATGGCGTTAAAGGTCAGCGGGATATCGCGCCGTTGGCGGGGTTCATTAATCGTCTTAGGCCCTCACTTTTTAATGAGCGCGCGTGGAACAGGTTCATGTCCAGTTATGGTTTTGAAAATTTGACCGGTAATGTTTGGGAAATCGTTTTTCAAATGTGCGCCAGCATGATCAGCCCGATCCGGGAGAATTCATTGGAGGCTCCCTCGTCAATGGAAGGCCCTCTCCCCGTCTGGGCCCGAGCGAAAGAAAATCCCAAAAACCACCCCGCTCTCACCTGGGGGGATCGGGTTTTTGTCGCGTGGAAGAGAGCGCATTCCCGTGCGAGCCCAGATCAAATTCTACAGGCTGTTCTGAAAGCCTACCCCCAGGCGACGGAACACAGAAACAAGGTCCTGATCGATTTAGTTGGTAATCCCCTTCGCGATGCCCCGAATCGTTTTATTAACATACTGCCGCACCTTCACCCCAGCCCCGTCCGAGACATCTTGGCGCGGCGGATGTTGGAAGCCGATATCGCGACCGCTTCGACCCCTCTGCAAACATATCAAGATGTTCAAAACCTTGTGGATCGATATTTTCCCCGGGAATCTGAAATTAAAAATGAGGTTCTGCTTCGACTGCTCCAAGACGTGGAAACATCGGTGGATGAATTAGAGAAACTTAGGGGGGAAAGCGTTTTGGAGCAAACCTCCAGGAGCCGCGCCGCTGGGATTGGACATAGAGTTTTAGAGCATTTAGGTGATGCTTTGGAAAACCATACCGCAACGCAGAAACGCGAGACCTTTGAATGGCTGATTGGTGTGAGCAAGGAAAAGCCCGATGTGGTCCAGGTTTACGAAGAGGCCCAGAAAGTAGACTTGACGGACCTGCCCCTTCTTTTGTCCCTTGCAACGGAAACAGACAGGTATTTATTTCTAACCACCTTATTCATCGGGCCAGTGGGGCTTTTGGCCAACGAGGGAGAGCGTCGGACGTTGATCGAAAATATTTTTCGTCACGGGTTGGGTGAAGAACCCAATGGAGATAATAAGTTGTGTCTTATATTTGTTGAAACTTTCAATGCTTCCCCGGAGTTGAAGCAATTGGACTTGATTCACGGCATTTTTGGCCATTTTTTAAAAAAGAAGGGAAACGCGACCGATGGGCGCAACGAATTAATACGCGATTTGTTGGCAAGTTTTGGCGTGGTCGGCGTGAAATTGGGCCAGGTTTTGGCAAAGCAGTCGATCATCACCAGCGCGGACTTGAGGGCGGTGTTGGAATCCCTTTCGGATCGAGTAACTCCAATGGATAAGCGCTACTTGATGGGTGCTCTTTTGTTCGACAACTCTTTCGGATCATTAAAGGAAAGGATCAAAACTATTGGGAGACTTTTGGGGAGTGCGTCCATTAAGCAGGGATATATGACAACTCTGGTTGATGGGCGGCAAGTAGCGCTCAAATATATTCGACCCCTCGCCCGTTACGAAGTTCGGGTGAACATGGAGATTCTTAAAAAGGTTATTAATAACCTGCGCGGCAAAATCGAAGGTCTGGAAAATATATCGGATACGCTAGTAGACCAAGTAGGCCAGGCGGTCCGGCGGGAACTGGACATGGCGGCGGAGGTGGAGGGACAAAAGAGTATCGGCGCCACCTCCAACGGCGATTCCTATGGCGGATGGCGATTGAATATCCCCCGCGTGGATGGAACGTTGGAGGGTCGTCAATTTTTCGCTGACGACTTTGTCCGTGGTGAACCCTTAAAAAGCGATTTAGTCGCCAGGCTCCGCGGGACGGGGGATTACCCCGCAATAGCCGCTCTCGTCTATCGAGCGCTCTTGAAACAGATGCTCATTAACGGCCGCTACCACGCCGATCTTCATGCGGGCAATATTCTGGTCGACGTGGAAAATAAAACTGTCCATATCCTGGACTTTGGCAATACAGGAATTCTTTCGAGCGAAAACCAAGATGCCTTTATCCTATTTCTGTCGGCTCTCGATCGAGGGGATTCTTTTTCCGCGTTGGGTGAGTTGGAGCGAATGGCTACTAAGTTATCTTCCCTTACGACCGATGAGCGTGACAAATTGGTTGGATTGGTGACGGTTCATGGGGCGTCGGTGGAGGCCAAACTGCGTGACATCAAAGTGTTGTTGTCTCGAAACGGGGTGGAATTTACAGAACAGTTTGAGGTTCTTTTCAAGGTATTCGAGACCGTTACCTACCTCACCGGGAGCGTCCTGGATGGCGAGCCTGAAAGAATATTGAGGGGAGTGGTGTTGCGAAGGCAGTTTATTTCGGTGCGCCGTATCTTTTCACGAACGACTTGGAAACTTTTGAAAGGGTACTTGTTCGGACCGAAGCGAGGTGCGGGGAATGAACCGCCAATGACACCCCCTGGTTCCCTTGATTCAGATAAGAAAACGGTGGGGTTCGGCAATGCTGAAATTTCTTTGCTCAGGGAGATTGTAGGAGACAGCCGTCCCTTAGATTTCGAGGCGCGGGTGCGTGATGCCTTGCTAAATGCGGAGGCAGGGGTGGATCTGGACGAATCTGGACGCCAGAAGGCTCGGGTGGCCATGGGTGAAAAACCGGACGCGGTCCATAAGCTGGGATTGATTCGGTTCGAGTCCTCTGGTAGGGCGGACGCTCTCCCGGGTGCCGTTCAGACTATGGACTTTTCGGACTTCGTTGGAGAGGAGCGTGTGAAGGCCGCCTCCTATTTGTTGGGTCTTATTCAGGGGCGGGGGGAGAGGGCTGCCCCGATTGTTATCTCAGGTGTTATGAATTCAACCGAATTGGAGGGGATAAACCCCGCACTGGAAGCTTATCGGCCGTATATCCTTTTCGCCCCGGATGGTGTCATTGGCGATGGGAAACTGATCTTGGTAAGGCTGATAGGCTTTTTAAATCAGCATAATATTCCTGTTCCTGCCCTGGACGTGGTGGCAGCCTCCAAGGATTCTGTGGACATTACAGGAGTTTCTGTGAAAGTGACCGTCCGTGAGTTCTCTTCTATTGCCAAGGCTGTTCAAGATTGGATAGATCGGGCGGTCCTTTTGGCGTCACAAGCCTAA
- a CDS encoding nucleotidyltransferase domain-containing protein has protein sequence MKQIKAILQKLLPFSPRLIYLFGSAARSELRFDSDFDLAVLTKKLFPPADRYRSLFLSTTPLTEFSLTTLISSLESC, from the coding sequence ATTAAACAGATAAAGGCAATTCTCCAAAAACTGCTGCCTTTCTCCCCCCGCCTCATTTATCTTTTTGGAAGCGCCGCCCGTAGTGAATTACGGTTTGATAGTGACTTTGATCTGGCGGTCCTCACCAAAAAGCTATTCCCTCCTGCGGATCGTTACCGATCGCTGTTCCTCTCCACAACTCCGCTTACCGAGTTTTCTTTGACCACCCTCATTTCCTCCTTGGAATCCTGCTGA
- a CDS encoding chlorite dismutase family protein, whose translation MNAPVAHPAASPGGPATPPAARQFVNFAFYKLDPAWRRLPEAERTAGKKEAAEALAPFSGSVITLSYSTLGFRPETDFFLWRISYRLEDFEEMSAALNRTKLGSYLTMPTSYLSQSKRSTYVDKLNPEHENQRAKIQPGKYKYLFIYPFVKTREWYLLSKEDRQKMMDEHIMVGNKFPSVKLNTTYSFGLDDQEFVVAFESDYPSDFVDLVMALRETQGSRYTLRDTPIFTGVRRSVEDTLNLIA comes from the coding sequence ATGAACGCTCCCGTCGCACACCCCGCCGCCTCACCCGGCGGACCAGCCACACCACCAGCCGCCCGACAGTTCGTCAATTTCGCTTTCTATAAACTCGACCCCGCCTGGCGCCGACTGCCCGAAGCCGAACGCACCGCTGGAAAAAAAGAAGCCGCAGAAGCCTTGGCCCCCTTCTCTGGTTCCGTGATCACCTTGTCCTATTCCACATTGGGCTTCCGGCCAGAAACCGACTTTTTCCTCTGGCGCATCAGTTATCGCCTGGAAGATTTTGAAGAGATGTCCGCCGCGCTGAACCGAACGAAACTGGGCAGTTACCTCACCATGCCCACGTCATACCTGTCCCAATCCAAACGATCCACCTACGTGGACAAACTGAACCCAGAACATGAAAACCAACGAGCGAAAATCCAACCGGGCAAATACAAATACCTCTTCATTTACCCCTTCGTCAAAACCCGCGAGTGGTATCTTCTCAGCAAAGAGGACCGCCAAAAAATGATGGACGAGCACATCATGGTGGGCAACAAATTCCCCTCAGTGAAACTCAACACCACCTATTCTTTCGGCCTAGACGACCAAGAATTCGTCGTCGCCTTCGAGTCCGATTACCCCTCAGACTTCGTTGATCTCGTCATGGCCCTAAGGGAAACCCAAGGCAGCCGCTACACGCTAAGGGACACCCCCATCTTCACCGGCGTCCGCCGAAGCGTAGAAGACACCTTGAATCTTATTGCCTAA